In one uncultured Devosia sp. genomic region, the following are encoded:
- a CDS encoding cisplatin damage response ATP-dependent DNA ligase, with protein MKRFAQLLELLALTPSRTRKLNALTQYFRETPDPDRGFALAVLTGALTFRNVKPALLKDIVLREVDPTLFAMSYDYVGDLGETIALIWPHHGEQGDLPSLTDLIELFNTTSKSELPKLIAGLLTRAEINERWALVKLATGALRIGVSARLAKTALSDMSGVELQAIEEVWHGLKVPYLDLFAWLDGKAGRPDIDQTSRFHPLMLSNPIDEEKDLGKLAPADFSAEWKWDGIRVQLVLGGDTVSLFSRTGDDIANSFPDIVENVSGRAVLDGELLVGKDFEPGSFNDLQQRLNKKVASAKHLKESPAFIRVYDMLFDGREDVRTLSWTERRARLEAWFTANPQSRLDISEILPFGDWDDLAQQRRQGADEHGHEGVMIKLRSSPYVPGRPKGYWFKWKRDPNVVDAVLMYAQRGHGKRSSFYSDYTFGVWKGNEIVPIGKAYFGFTDEELKLLDKWIRANTLQAFGPVREVRKELVFEVAFDSAQESSRHKSGVALRFPRISRIRWDKPAAEAATLEDMAVFVAAS; from the coding sequence ATGAAGCGGTTTGCCCAATTGCTGGAACTGCTGGCCCTCACGCCGTCGCGGACGCGCAAGCTTAATGCGCTGACGCAGTATTTTCGCGAGACGCCGGACCCGGACCGTGGCTTTGCGCTGGCGGTGCTGACCGGGGCGCTGACGTTTCGCAATGTGAAGCCGGCGCTGCTCAAGGACATCGTGCTGCGCGAGGTCGATCCGACGCTGTTCGCCATGAGCTATGACTATGTCGGCGATCTCGGCGAGACCATCGCTCTGATCTGGCCGCATCATGGCGAGCAGGGCGACCTGCCGTCGCTGACGGACCTGATCGAGCTGTTCAATACGACGAGCAAGTCCGAGTTGCCGAAGTTGATTGCCGGCCTTTTGACGCGGGCGGAAATCAATGAGCGATGGGCGCTGGTGAAGCTGGCAACCGGGGCGCTGCGCATCGGCGTTTCGGCGCGGCTGGCCAAGACGGCGCTGAGCGACATGAGCGGGGTGGAGCTGCAGGCGATCGAAGAGGTCTGGCATGGGCTGAAGGTCCCCTATCTCGATCTTTTCGCCTGGCTGGATGGCAAGGCGGGGCGGCCAGATATCGACCAGACCTCGCGGTTTCATCCGCTGATGCTGAGCAATCCGATCGACGAGGAAAAGGATCTGGGCAAGCTCGCGCCGGCGGATTTTTCCGCAGAGTGGAAATGGGACGGCATTCGCGTGCAGCTGGTGTTGGGTGGGGACACGGTTTCGCTGTTCTCGCGCACGGGCGACGATATCGCCAATTCATTCCCCGACATCGTGGAGAATGTCTCAGGTCGCGCGGTGCTGGATGGTGAATTGCTGGTGGGCAAGGATTTCGAACCGGGCTCGTTCAACGATCTGCAGCAGCGGCTGAACAAGAAGGTCGCATCGGCAAAGCATCTCAAGGAGAGCCCGGCCTTCATCCGCGTCTATGACATGCTGTTTGATGGGCGCGAGGATGTGCGGACGCTGAGCTGGACGGAGAGGCGGGCGCGGCTGGAGGCGTGGTTTACCGCTAATCCGCAGAGCCGGCTGGATATTTCGGAGATCCTGCCGTTCGGGGATTGGGATGATCTGGCCCAGCAGCGGCGACAGGGCGCCGATGAACATGGCCACGAGGGGGTGATGATCAAGCTTCGATCATCGCCTTATGTGCCGGGGCGGCCAAAGGGATATTGGTTCAAATGGAAGCGCGATCCCAATGTGGTGGATGCGGTGCTGATGTATGCGCAGCGCGGGCATGGCAAGCGCAGCTCTTTCTATTCGGACTATACGTTCGGGGTGTGGAAGGGCAATGAGATCGTACCGATCGGCAAGGCCTATTTCGGGTTTACCGACGAGGAGCTGAAGCTGCTCGACAAATGGATCCGCGCCAATACGCTGCAGGCTTTCGGGCCGGTGCGCGAGGTGCGCAAGGAGTTGGTGTTCGAGGTGGCTTTCGATAGCGCGCAGGAGAGCAGCCGGCACAAGTCAGGCGTGGCGCTTCGGTTTCCGCGCATCAGCCGGATACGGTGGGACAAGCCGGCCGCGGAAGCGGCGACATTGGAAGACATGGCCGTATTTGTTGCAGCCAGCTAG
- a CDS encoding ligase-associated DNA damage response exonuclease — MASPILDRNLHIRAIDAYIDPNVPRERAIITHGHADHARSGHGSVLATPDTIAIMKVRYGEDCAGRFEPLDFGVPLQVDDVTITLYPAGHVLGSAQVLLEHKGQRVVVTGDYKRLPDQTSQPYELVECDLLVTEATFGLPVFQHPHPKLEIARLLKSVADQPERSHLVGSYALGKAQRVIGLLRDAGWDAPIYLHGAMIRLCELYQELGVELGDLRPATGTVKAEMAGQIVIAPPSAIRDRWSRRFPDPVVCQASGWMSVKQRARQALVELPLVISDHCDWGELQQTITETKAKTVWVTHGREDALVYWCRQQGLEAEPLNIQGFEDDGGEGEAA; from the coding sequence ATGGCCAGTCCTATCCTCGACCGTAATCTCCATATCCGCGCCATCGACGCCTATATCGATCCCAATGTGCCGCGCGAGCGAGCCATCATCACGCATGGCCATGCCGATCATGCGCGCAGCGGACATGGCTCGGTGCTGGCGACGCCGGACACGATCGCCATCATGAAGGTGCGCTATGGCGAGGATTGCGCGGGCAGGTTCGAGCCGCTGGATTTCGGCGTGCCGCTGCAGGTCGATGATGTGACGATCACGCTTTATCCGGCGGGGCATGTGCTGGGGTCGGCGCAGGTGCTGCTGGAGCACAAAGGCCAGCGCGTGGTGGTGACGGGCGATTACAAGCGCCTGCCGGACCAGACGAGCCAGCCCTATGAGCTGGTGGAATGCGATCTGCTGGTCACGGAGGCGACGTTTGGGCTGCCGGTGTTTCAGCATCCGCATCCCAAGCTCGAGATCGCGCGATTGCTGAAATCGGTGGCAGATCAGCCGGAGCGGAGCCATCTCGTCGGGTCCTATGCGCTGGGCAAGGCACAGCGCGTCATCGGGCTCTTGCGCGATGCCGGCTGGGATGCGCCGATTTACCTGCATGGCGCGATGATCCGGCTGTGCGAGCTCTATCAGGAATTGGGTGTCGAGCTGGGTGATCTGCGGCCGGCGACGGGTACGGTGAAGGCCGAGATGGCAGGGCAGATCGTGATTGCACCGCCTTCGGCCATTCGCGATCGCTGGAGCCGGCGGTTTCCCGATCCGGTGGTGTGCCAGGCGTCGGGCTGGATGAGCGTGAAGCAGCGCGCCCGGCAGGCGCTGGTGGAATTGCCGCTGGTGATTTCGGATCATTGCGACTGGGGCGAGCTGCAGCAGACCATCACCGAGACCAAGGCGAAAACCGTGTGGGTGACGCATGGGCGGGAGGATGCGCTGGTCTATTGGTGCCGGCAGCAGGGGCTGGAGGCGGAGCCGCTCAATATCCAGGGTTTCGAGGATGACGGCGGCGAGGGAGAGGCGGCATGA